The nucleotide sequence GGTGAGAGAGATAAGTACAAGACCCGCCTTGAAGTCAGCAAGCCTGGTGAAACAGAAATTTATATTACACAACGTGGTGCTATTGAAAAGTGCGTAACAGACAGTACAACTACTGCGTGTAATTCAACTATATGGACAGGGCGTCCAAATGATCCCGAGCTTGAAGCAGCATTTTTGGCTCGCTTAATGGAGCGCTTGGGTATGACCCAGGAAATGGCTAAAGCTCAAGTTGCGGCGCCACTTGGCCCAAAGACGCCTAAGGCGAAGTTAGTTCAAGAGGGTGTGAATACTGCTTATATTGAAATGGCGGCTGGCTTCGACCGCGCATGGCGCGACACTGGACTTGCCTTAGATCGTTCCAACTTTACCGTTGAAGATCGTAATCGTGCGAATGGTGTTTACTATGTACGTTACGTCAACCCTAAGGATTTGGGTGATACCAAAGGGTTTTTCACTAACTTATTCAGTAGCAAAGACGACTCAAGTTTGAAGGCGAAGAAATACCTCGTGGTGGTCAAGTCGACTAGTGATGGCTCTTCAAATGTATATGTTCAAAATGCGGATGGTAAGCCCGAAAATACCGCTGCTGGATTGCAACTCTTGACATTGCTGACGGAGCAAATGGCTCGATAGATGCCAAAGCTGAGAGAAATTAGATAATAAAAAAGCCGCTTATCAGCGGCTTTTTTTTCTTCAATAAGAAGATTACTTCTTAGCGTCAGCAGCAGGTGCAGCTGGAGCGGCTGGAGCAGCTGGAGCAGCAGCAGGAGCGTCAGCAGCTGGAGCAGCAGCAGGTGCAGCTGGAGCAGCTTCAACAGGTTTTGCTTCTTCTTTTTTACCGCAAGCGGTCAAAGCGATTGCCAACATTGCTACGAGTGCTAGTGACTTCTTCATTTGTAATTTCCTCTTAAAAAAATATCTTGAATAACCGGTTATGAATACTTGGTTAGTATAGGGTTAGACCCTAAGTACTTTCCAGAATGCATTATAGCCATCTACTAATTGATCGTTAAAAAAGCAGCCATCCTGCCTCAAAAGCCCCAAAAAGACTGTTATTTAATCCAATTTTCCCTAAGGATCCTGTGAACTGTTTGCTACGTGCCAGTGAGCGCCAGGCGGCTTGAGTTGAGGCATCTTGACCGTCGGTCATCTCTTCACCATTGCAGTAAATCCTTGGGCCCAGAGCGAGAACCCTTGTATAGGGGTGTACTTTTAAAGCTTGCTTGCCAAGATGACGTCTAAATTGTTCGGGCGAGAGATTATTGGCTACTCCATCAAAGTAGGCCTGAGGTTTTGGTTCGCTGAGATAGGCGGCTATGCCGGGAAGGAATGTTTCTACACGATCGAGTTTTAAGCCTTTTAACTTTTGCCTTACTTGCGTAATGATTTCTGCTGGAAGTTGTTCTGCGCAATGAGTTGCTGATTGTTTGGGATCTGCAAAGTGACTATTTAACTCAGGAATATCTTCTAGTGACTCAGCCAAACGCCACAAGCCTTCTTGCAAGATTTCTTTATAGCTTTGTGATCTAAAGCCAACTGACCAAGTTTGGCAGCCTGCATCCAAAGCAATGCCATCATGAGCAATATGTGGTGGTAGGTAAAGCATGTCGCCTGGCTCCAGATCCCACTCTTGCTCCACTCTAAAGTCCTCCAGAATTTTCAAGGGCAAATTTGGATTCAGCGTTAAATCCTTTTGCTCAGAAATGCGCCAACGTCTGCGTCCCGACATCTGAATTAAAAAGACATCATAAGAATCAAAGTGGGGGCCTACGCCACCACCAAGACCAGCAATGCTGATCATTAAATCATCTAAGCGTGCATCCGGAATAAAGCGAAACCAAGAAAGTACTTTTGCAGCTGCAGGATGTTTTGCCTCCATACCTTGAAGTAAAAGTGTCCAATCCGTCTTCTCAATAGCAGGAATCAATTTCTTTTTAAATGGGCCATTTGTAAAAGCCCAAGGCTTTGCCTTAATTAATCTGGATTCCACCGTATCATCACCCGCTATTTTGAATAACTCTTGAGGTGATATCGCGCTACCCAAGGGCTGGCCTATTTGTTTGGCGAGCTCAAAGGCGGGGATGGCGCCTCGTACTAATAGTGGTTTCTTATGCCAATAGGATTTCATGAACTGTTGAGGGCTATTGCCCCCTAGAAGAGCCCATGGGCGATCTAGCGGAAGGTTTTGGGGTGCCTGTGGCGGATCGTAAGGCTTGCTCAAGTAAAATGCTGTCATATCAGTAAGAAGCTGTTTAAAACACAATGTTGAA is from Polynucleobacter sp. MG-Unter2-18 and encodes:
- the bamC gene encoding outer membrane protein assembly factor BamC, encoding MNLMRPLRQHCATLLTLSLVSVVLIGCKSVTTSDTVDYKSAGAVRGPNLSYPPDLITAQADRRYIVQDGSATMSEYNAAVKKSVQTRKNVMTGIPGMRIARDGERRWLVVEKPAPELYPKIKDFWQENGFLLVIDSPSTGIMETDWAENRAKIAQDFIRSTIGGALDSLYDTGERDKYKTRLEVSKPGETEIYITQRGAIEKCVTDSTTTACNSTIWTGRPNDPELEAAFLARLMERLGMTQEMAKAQVAAPLGPKTPKAKLVQEGVNTAYIEMAAGFDRAWRDTGLALDRSNFTVEDRNRANGVYYVRYVNPKDLGDTKGFFTNLFSSKDDSSLKAKKYLVVVKSTSDGSSNVYVQNADGKPENTAAGLQLLTLLTEQMAR
- a CDS encoding cupin domain-containing protein, translated to MTAFYLSKPYDPPQAPQNLPLDRPWALLGGNSPQQFMKSYWHKKPLLVRGAIPAFELAKQIGQPLGSAISPQELFKIAGDDTVESRLIKAKPWAFTNGPFKKKLIPAIEKTDWTLLLQGMEAKHPAAAKVLSWFRFIPDARLDDLMISIAGLGGGVGPHFDSYDVFLIQMSGRRRWRISEQKDLTLNPNLPLKILEDFRVEQEWDLEPGDMLYLPPHIAHDGIALDAGCQTWSVGFRSQSYKEILQEGLWRLAESLEDIPELNSHFADPKQSATHCAEQLPAEIITQVRQKLKGLKLDRVETFLPGIAAYLSEPKPQAYFDGVANNLSPEQFRRHLGKQALKVHPYTRVLALGPRIYCNGEEMTDGQDASTQAAWRSLARSKQFTGSLGKIGLNNSLFGAFEAGWLLF